A part of Acidimicrobiales bacterium genomic DNA contains:
- a CDS encoding DUF6262 family protein, translated as MTATTRQARITVLRKARQRVSQDKRRQALTAVDALAAAGAPVTFVSVAKAAGVSTWLVRADGIREHIEAARQRQADHNGAPKPSPAPTSYPTTPAGLRADLANAREEIRRLRAEHDKLRRRLRLQLGAEIEGPDRAELIGRVGDLQAVNRQLVAERDASAAEAHTASRRLRDVEDELAAARESLRRVIKESNRQH; from the coding sequence ATGACCGCCACAACCCGACAGGCCCGCATCACCGTCCTACGAAAAGCCCGGCAACGTGTAAGCCAGGACAAACGCCGACAGGCCCTGACCGCCGTCGACGCCCTCGCCGCCGCCGGGGCGCCGGTCACCTTCGTTTCGGTCGCCAAAGCCGCCGGCGTGTCGACCTGGCTCGTCCGCGCCGACGGGATCCGCGAACACATCGAAGCGGCCCGACAGCGCCAAGCCGACCACAACGGCGCGCCGAAACCCTCGCCCGCTCCGACCAGCTACCCCACCACCCCCGCAGGTCTTCGAGCCGACCTCGCGAACGCTCGTGAGGAGATCCGCCGCCTTCGAGCCGAGCACGACAAGCTCCGCCGACGCCTCCGCCTGCAACTCGGCGCCGAGATCGAAGGGCCCGACCGGGCCGAGCTCATCGGGCGCGTCGGCGACCTCCAGGCCGTGAACCGCCAGCTCGTCGCCGAACGCGACGCCAGCGCCGCCGAAGCCCACACCGCCAGCCGACGCCTCCGAGACGTCGAGGACGAACTCGCCGCCGCCCGGGAGAGCCTGCGGCGAGTCATCAAAGAAAGCAACC
- a CDS encoding site-specific integrase, which translates to MNPSALHLIPTGDDASSPDPDALWLGWLAANVEVAWRPGEWDPDLWLFTGDLASDRTAAWGCTTPGCPTATHRHDGRCDSCRRWMTAAGMTGNGVDRTPRRRVPRLLTPGVCSVLGCEGEHHSNGLCFRHERAWRRTEPLEAYLARARPLRRLEPCAVLGCGRERITRRGLCSFHTNRLRRDRDVRSLSAEQTAAWIAAAQPRLGAHQFCLGGLAELTRLELLYALQHRDRRPPPLDPTQLRILVSRLAGARSVRHADPEAVCERGGQQYNGIIRGLFRDLVGHLDRAWALHTGADPYSGDVWQVGLLGLQSNGSRRWPATLGVIDFTTIELGWLRAVIKDWAQATRPYLQRLREAIRACRAASQALVAAGRTDPARLGAGDFAIVVGALSELRRDDGALHSAAHRNLLLAVFCELIEHGRTSGLMRDVPDPFRPAKRRHRVAEDPNEDELGKALPDMVIRQLDAHLDLLGPTGRSGSVAAGDLQAMQQVIYQLLRDTGRRPGEVTSLRLGCVELIDGCHNLIYDNHKAGRMRRRLPITAATAETILAWERRRAHLGDPTATRGWLFPSPMLRSHQALGHLGPACVARAFHFWVERIGTIDGELLGPGGIPVPFDPTLIVPYAMRHSYAQRHADAGVPVDVLRELMDHRSVQTTMGYYHVSLRRKQQAIRSVGSLATDADGNPSPFASPLAYERASVSVPFGNCTEPSNVKAGGGHCPIRFQCAGCGFYRPDPSYLPALEDHVASLRADLETARAISAADYVIANLTAEIDAFGRAAEKMRRRLAELGPDERAEVDEASRLLRRARAARRIPVIAATPQQTG; encoded by the coding sequence ATGAACCCCTCGGCGCTGCATCTGATCCCCACCGGTGACGATGCGTCGAGTCCCGATCCCGACGCCTTGTGGCTCGGGTGGCTGGCGGCCAACGTCGAGGTGGCATGGCGGCCGGGCGAGTGGGACCCGGACCTGTGGCTGTTCACCGGCGACCTCGCCAGCGATCGCACCGCGGCGTGGGGCTGCACCACACCGGGCTGTCCGACCGCGACCCACCGTCACGACGGTCGTTGCGACAGCTGCCGGCGGTGGATGACCGCGGCGGGCATGACCGGCAACGGCGTTGACCGAACGCCTCGACGTCGTGTCCCGCGGCTGCTGACGCCAGGGGTCTGCTCGGTGCTTGGGTGCGAGGGCGAGCACCACAGCAACGGGTTGTGCTTCCGTCATGAGCGCGCCTGGCGCCGCACCGAGCCACTTGAGGCCTATCTCGCCCGGGCCCGCCCGCTGCGGCGCCTCGAGCCGTGCGCGGTGCTCGGATGCGGTCGCGAGCGGATCACCCGCCGGGGGCTGTGCTCGTTCCACACCAACCGGCTTCGACGCGATCGCGACGTCCGGTCGCTGTCGGCGGAACAGACAGCCGCCTGGATCGCGGCCGCCCAACCGCGGCTTGGAGCGCACCAGTTCTGCTTGGGCGGGCTGGCCGAGCTGACCCGCCTCGAGTTGCTCTACGCGCTTCAACACCGAGACCGGCGCCCGCCGCCGTTGGACCCGACCCAGCTCAGGATCCTGGTGTCCCGCCTCGCCGGCGCCCGCTCCGTTCGACACGCCGATCCTGAAGCGGTCTGCGAGCGCGGCGGCCAGCAATACAACGGGATCATCAGGGGACTGTTCCGTGACCTCGTCGGCCACCTGGACCGGGCGTGGGCCCTCCACACCGGAGCCGATCCTTACAGCGGTGACGTGTGGCAGGTCGGGCTGTTGGGTCTGCAGTCCAACGGATCACGCCGCTGGCCGGCCACCCTCGGGGTGATCGACTTCACCACCATAGAGCTGGGCTGGTTGCGCGCCGTGATCAAGGATTGGGCCCAGGCCACCCGCCCTTACCTGCAAAGGCTCCGAGAAGCGATACGAGCCTGCCGGGCCGCGTCCCAAGCGCTGGTCGCCGCCGGCCGCACCGACCCGGCGCGCCTCGGCGCCGGCGACTTCGCCATCGTGGTCGGCGCCCTGTCCGAACTCCGCCGCGACGATGGCGCCCTCCACTCTGCCGCGCACCGCAACCTGTTGCTGGCCGTGTTCTGCGAGCTCATCGAGCACGGCCGCACCAGCGGGCTCATGCGCGACGTGCCCGACCCGTTCCGCCCGGCCAAACGCCGTCACCGTGTCGCCGAGGACCCCAACGAGGATGAGCTCGGCAAAGCGCTGCCTGACATGGTGATCCGCCAACTCGACGCCCACCTCGACCTGCTCGGCCCCACCGGGCGGTCCGGCTCGGTCGCCGCCGGCGACCTCCAAGCCATGCAACAGGTGATCTACCAGTTGTTGCGCGACACCGGGCGGCGCCCCGGCGAGGTGACCAGCCTCCGCCTCGGTTGCGTCGAGCTCATCGACGGCTGCCACAACCTGATCTACGACAACCACAAAGCCGGCCGGATGCGTCGTCGCCTCCCGATCACCGCCGCCACAGCCGAGACGATCCTGGCCTGGGAACGCCGCCGTGCCCACCTCGGCGACCCGACCGCCACCCGAGGATGGCTGTTCCCTTCCCCGATGCTGCGCTCCCACCAAGCCCTCGGTCATCTCGGCCCGGCCTGCGTCGCCCGGGCGTTCCACTTCTGGGTGGAACGCATCGGAACGATCGACGGCGAACTGCTCGGCCCCGGCGGGATCCCCGTCCCGTTCGACCCGACCCTCATCGTGCCCTACGCCATGCGCCACTCCTACGCCCAACGTCACGCCGACGCCGGCGTCCCCGTCGACGTGCTGCGCGAGCTGATGGACCACCGGTCCGTCCAGACCACGATGGGCTACTACCACGTCAGCCTGCGCCGCAAGCAACAAGCGATCCGCAGTGTCGGATCCCTGGCCACCGACGCCGACGGCAACCCGTCCCCCTTCGCCAGCCCGCTCGCCTACGAACGGGCGTCGGTGTCAGTCCCGTTCGGCAACTGCACCGAACCGTCCAACGTCAAAGCCGGCGGCGGTCACTGCCCCATCCGCTTCCAATGCGCCGGCTGCGGCTTCTACCGCCCCGACCCCTCCTACCTCCCCGCCCTCGAAGATCACGTCGCCAGCCTCCGAGCCGACCTCGAAACCGCCCGGGCGATCAGCGCAGCCGACTACGTGATCGCCAACCTCACCGCCGAGATCGACGCCTTCGGGCGAGCAGCCGAAAAGATGCGTCGGCGACTGGCCGAACTCGGCCCCGACGAGCGCGCCGAAGTCGACGAAGCCAGCCGGCTCCTGCGACGTGCCCGCGCCGCCCGGCGGATCCCGGTCATCGCCGCCACACCCCAACAGACCGGATGA
- a CDS encoding tyrosine-type recombinase/integrase yields the protein MTADERRWTQDREREARASSFRAERAVSAGDGTELWVVIDAELVVHRAASDFLLCLHGASRSPHTIRAYAGRVAMFLGWCEAEGADWQTVSLVELSRFKRWVETTPGRGGRLRSGSTVNAVLTAVCELLRFGARSGVVEAAVAERLSEPRWLSFTPPGFDPGEGGQFRAVRARALKARAEVPFPDALSADQSRALFGCCRRPRERFLVVLLHDTGVRIGEALGLRREDMHLLADSRSLGCAVVGPHVHVRHRANPNGALAKSRFPRMVPASDAVTAAYADYVFERDSLVGDDDGDMVFVNLYHAPVGAAMGYRAAKGFFDRLARECGFAVRPHMMRHTAATNWVRAGVALDVVQQLLGHVSLASTTVYLHARDVDRRRAVDAVADGEQWR from the coding sequence TTGACAGCTGATGAACGACGGTGGACGCAGGATCGGGAGCGGGAGGCGCGAGCGTCCTCGTTCCGGGCGGAGCGGGCGGTGTCAGCGGGGGACGGGACCGAGTTGTGGGTGGTGATCGACGCCGAGCTCGTCGTTCACCGCGCGGCGAGCGACTTCCTGCTCTGCCTGCACGGGGCTTCCCGTTCGCCGCACACCATCCGCGCCTACGCGGGGCGGGTGGCGATGTTCTTGGGTTGGTGCGAGGCCGAGGGGGCCGACTGGCAGACGGTGAGCCTGGTGGAGTTGTCCCGATTCAAGCGCTGGGTGGAGACCACGCCTGGGCGTGGCGGGCGGCTGCGTTCGGGCTCGACGGTCAACGCGGTGCTCACCGCGGTGTGCGAGCTGCTGCGCTTCGGCGCCCGGAGCGGGGTGGTCGAGGCGGCGGTGGCCGAGAGGTTGAGCGAGCCGCGCTGGCTGTCGTTCACGCCACCTGGGTTCGATCCCGGCGAGGGCGGCCAGTTCCGCGCCGTGCGGGCCCGGGCGCTCAAGGCCAGAGCGGAGGTGCCGTTCCCCGACGCGCTCAGCGCCGATCAGAGCCGGGCGCTGTTCGGCTGCTGTCGCCGACCGCGGGAACGGTTCCTGGTCGTGTTGCTGCACGACACCGGCGTTCGGATTGGCGAAGCGCTCGGGTTGCGCCGCGAGGACATGCACCTGCTCGCCGATTCCCGCAGTCTGGGGTGCGCGGTCGTGGGTCCTCACGTCCATGTCCGTCATCGGGCCAACCCGAACGGCGCGCTGGCCAAGTCCCGGTTCCCCCGGATGGTCCCGGCCTCCGACGCGGTGACGGCCGCGTACGCGGATTACGTCTTCGAGCGGGACAGCTTGGTCGGCGACGACGACGGCGACATGGTGTTCGTGAACCTCTACCACGCCCCCGTCGGAGCGGCGATGGGCTACCGGGCGGCGAAAGGGTTCTTCGACCGGCTGGCCCGCGAGTGCGGGTTCGCGGTGCGGCCCCACATGATGCGTCACACGGCGGCGACCAACTGGGTGCGGGCCGGGGTCGCCCTTGATGTCGTCCAGCAGCTGTTGGGTCACGTGTCGCTGGCCTCCACCACCGTCTACCTGCATGCCCGCGACGTTGACCGCCGTCGGGCCGTCGACGCGGTGGCCGACGGGGAGCAGTGGCGATGA
- a CDS encoding DUF6788 family protein, giving the protein MPSTQASRRQHQIMADIAKLGFCLPGSLVTRTTRCGNRSCRCHTDPDSLHGPYLSWTRKVDAKTVTRNLSPAQAERYQPWFDNAKRLRELISELEALSTRAANETEGWDTPTAASAHPQPHADVTLVPHH; this is encoded by the coding sequence ATGCCCAGCACACAAGCCAGCCGACGCCAACACCAGATCATGGCCGACATCGCCAAGCTCGGGTTCTGCCTACCCGGCAGCCTCGTCACCCGGACCACTCGCTGCGGTAACCGCAGCTGTCGGTGTCACACCGATCCCGACAGCCTTCACGGCCCCTACCTGTCCTGGACACGAAAGGTCGACGCCAAAACGGTCACCCGGAACCTCAGCCCCGCCCAAGCCGAGCGCTATCAACCCTGGTTCGACAACGCCAAACGTCTCCGCGAACTGATCAGCGAGCTCGAAGCCCTCTCAACCCGGGCAGCCAACGAGACCGAAGGCTGGGACACGCCAACTGCGGCGTCGGCGCACCCACAACCGCACGCCGACGTCACCCTCGTGCCTCACCACTAG